One genomic region from Mesorhizobium terrae encodes:
- a CDS encoding GntR family transcriptional regulator, whose translation MDRLAKIAEGRSVRPQTAADGVTAILREAIATGTLAPGAMLRQDELAKNFGVSRMPVRDALRYLEAEGLVAIHPTRGAVVAAMNATDISELYALRELLEAEALRLSIQKQNPDSLRLAAEVLEQLDRENDVGRWGQLNREFHLALYRDCGNRRLLDLIEAQHTASDRYVRIVLSNLDYRERSQDEHRAMLLACMQGDRVAAVGHLTGHFRDASKALLNYMASRER comes from the coding sequence ATGGACAGGCTGGCCAAGATCGCGGAAGGCAGAAGCGTCAGGCCGCAAACGGCGGCCGACGGCGTAACGGCGATCCTGCGGGAGGCGATCGCCACCGGCACGCTGGCGCCGGGTGCCATGCTCAGGCAGGACGAACTGGCCAAGAATTTCGGCGTCAGCCGAATGCCGGTGCGCGACGCTCTGCGCTATCTCGAAGCCGAAGGTCTTGTCGCCATCCACCCGACACGCGGTGCCGTGGTGGCGGCGATGAATGCCACCGACATTAGCGAGCTTTATGCGCTGCGTGAGCTGCTCGAAGCCGAAGCGCTAAGGCTTTCGATACAAAAGCAGAATCCCGACAGCCTGCGCCTCGCCGCCGAAGTGCTAGAGCAGCTCGACCGCGAAAACGACGTCGGCCGTTGGGGACAGCTCAACCGCGAATTCCATCTGGCCCTCTATCGCGATTGCGGCAACCGGCGCTTGCTCGACTTGATCGAAGCGCAGCACACCGCCTCGGATCGCTATGTGCGCATCGTGCTGTCCAACCTCGACTACCGTGAGCGCTCGCAGGACGAACATCGCGCCATGCTCCTCGCATGCATGCAAGGCGACCGGGTGGCCGCGGTCGGCCATCTGACCGGGCATTTCCGCGATGCCAGCAAGGCCCTGCTAAACTACATGGCGTCGCGCGAACGCTAG
- a CDS encoding NAD(P)/FAD-dependent oxidoreductase, which translates to MTEAVVIGGGIAGCTLAYELASRGVGVTVIEQSLIAAESSGRNTGTLLSGPQRAVVEMLDKSVEVYGELADGPVPFEFARIGHLLISEDDASLEEAATVADRYREAGVGMEKVSGGELARDHPRLGFNVAGGYFVERAWTLEPMGATHAFAHVARLAGAHFRTGLRVAQIASRGGKIAGVLTDDGIIAADMVFIANGLWMSDMLRRTVGDGPLPGLPFTAGRGWLIQLGKLDFELPWIVEELTWPDQDELGRRMSLAGLADVAAQNDDRAGVEAICLNPMMGGDARLGASVQPAFRDLLRNTDMPSRIAARALRMISGLGSPAVKNVYPGNRPMLSDGLPVAGRTAVEGLFVHGGMGSIGMHAAPATARWLVDAVLSGDGNPLQTWLRPQRFAGW; encoded by the coding sequence ATGACGGAAGCGGTCGTCATCGGCGGCGGCATCGCGGGATGCACGCTGGCCTACGAACTGGCCTCGCGGGGTGTGGGGGTGACCGTGATCGAACAGAGCCTCATCGCGGCCGAATCGTCAGGGCGAAACACGGGGACACTGCTGTCCGGTCCTCAGCGCGCCGTGGTGGAGATGCTCGACAAAAGCGTCGAAGTGTATGGCGAACTTGCCGATGGTCCCGTTCCCTTCGAGTTCGCACGGATCGGCCACCTGCTCATTTCCGAGGACGACGCCAGTTTGGAGGAAGCAGCCACGGTCGCGGATCGTTATCGCGAAGCCGGCGTAGGCATGGAGAAAGTCAGCGGGGGCGAACTCGCGCGGGACCATCCGCGGCTCGGCTTCAACGTTGCCGGCGGCTACTTCGTCGAACGGGCATGGACGCTGGAACCGATGGGCGCCACCCACGCCTTTGCCCATGTCGCGCGTTTGGCAGGAGCCCATTTCAGAACCGGTCTCAGGGTCGCGCAGATCGCCTCGCGTGGCGGCAAGATCGCTGGTGTGCTGACGGATGACGGTATCATTGCCGCCGACATGGTGTTCATCGCCAACGGTCTGTGGATGTCGGACATGTTGCGCCGTACCGTGGGTGACGGGCCATTGCCCGGCTTGCCGTTCACTGCCGGGCGCGGTTGGCTGATCCAGCTGGGCAAGCTGGACTTCGAACTGCCTTGGATCGTCGAGGAATTGACCTGGCCCGACCAGGACGAACTCGGCCGCCGTATGTCCTTGGCGGGCCTCGCGGACGTCGCGGCCCAGAACGACGACAGGGCCGGGGTCGAGGCTATCTGCCTCAATCCGATGATGGGCGGCGATGCGCGCCTTGGTGCCTCCGTGCAGCCGGCTTTCCGCGATCTCTTGCGCAACACCGATATGCCGAGCCGCATCGCCGCGCGGGCGCTGCGCATGATTTCCGGGCTCGGTTCACCAGCCGTGAAGAACGTCTATCCCGGCAACCGGCCGATGCTGTCGGACGGCCTGCCGGTCGCCGGCCGGACAGCGGTCGAAGGCCTTTTCGTGCATGGCGGCATGGGTTCGATCGGCATGCACGCGGCGCCGGCGACGGCTCGCTGGCTGGTCGACGCGGTGCTGTCGGGAGACGGAAATCCGCTCCAGACATGGTTGCGGCCACAACGTTTCGCCGGATGGTAG
- a CDS encoding indolepyruvate ferredoxin oxidoreductase family protein codes for MTLHDVALDDKFDLTKERVFLSGAQAVVRMLLMQRERDRQAGLKTAGFVSGYRGSPLGGLDQQLWRAKAQLSAADVVFQPGLNEELAATACWGSQQAELLGEGKYDGVFSVWYGKGPGVDRSGDVFRHANLAGSSRHGGVLALMGDDHNAESSTNAHATEFAFVDAMIPVLNPAGVQELIDYSLLGFAMSRFSGTWTAIKCVKDNIESTASVDASLGRLNIVLPDFDMPPGGLNIRNELDQLGQEARLHEAKRAAMAAFIRENGLNRIVYSGGRKAKLGIVTVGKSYLDVRQALEDIGIDEATANRLGIRLFKVGCPWPLDLQHVVEFARGLETVVVVEEKRSLIEVQLRENLYGTANQPVIVGKKDERGDWLFPAKGALDPNEIAIALGERIIKTIGPSDEITQRVSKLKQFQAMLADTKDIGSRTPFFCSGCPHNSSTKVPDGSIAAAGIGCHFMALWMDRSTVGFTAMGGEGAQWVGQAPFSKRDHIFQNLGDGTYNHSGTLALRFALSSGSNITYKILYNDAVAMTGGQPHEGGLTVDMIARQVRAEGVDRIAVVTDEPEKYAGRAEFPVGVTINHRDDLDRVQRELREVKGVSVLLYDQTCAAEKRRRRKRGTFPDPDKRVFINELVCEGCGDCGVQSNCVSIQPVETEFGRKRRIDQSSCNKDFSCVNGFCPSFVTVHGAKIRKAVGVAGKADPLAGLPEPEQFPLNKDGWAAIIDGVGGTGVVTVGAILGMAAHLEGKGCGMIDMAGLAQKGGSVFTHVRVARSPDEIHAIRVSAGKADLVLGCDLVVSGAKKVLGAVREGHTIFVANTAEIMPGEFARSADFSLPTERLKKAIRQAAGDGHAHFFDATRAATALFGNSLGANMFMLGFAFQHGGLPLSAEAVEKAIELNGEAVAMNIAAFRWGRRAAHEPEFVRGQVDRQAKGGQPTEKAETLDEVIARRVAFLTAYQNAAYAERYSRRIAALRTAEEKAIPGSKTVTEMAARNLFKLMAIKDEYEVARLYTDGSFTRALAQQFESYGKLEFHLAPPILGSRDADGKARKSSFGPWMMKGFGVLAALKGLRGTIFDIFGYATERRQERQLLAEYERDLDLIARSLTPARIEAAAALASVPAMVRGYGHVKHAAMEKAAGERLRLLERLEGAQTGAQLQAAE; via the coding sequence ATGACGCTGCACGACGTTGCGCTCGACGACAAATTCGATCTCACCAAGGAACGGGTTTTCCTTTCCGGGGCGCAAGCCGTGGTGCGCATGCTCTTGATGCAGCGCGAGCGTGACCGTCAGGCTGGGCTTAAGACAGCTGGTTTTGTTTCCGGCTATCGCGGCTCGCCGCTCGGCGGGCTCGACCAGCAGCTGTGGCGGGCAAAAGCACAGCTTTCGGCCGCGGATGTCGTCTTCCAGCCTGGGCTCAATGAAGAGCTTGCCGCAACCGCGTGCTGGGGATCGCAGCAGGCCGAATTGCTGGGCGAAGGCAAGTATGATGGCGTCTTCTCAGTCTGGTATGGCAAGGGGCCGGGCGTCGACCGTTCGGGTGACGTTTTCCGCCACGCCAATCTTGCCGGCTCTTCCAGACATGGCGGTGTGCTTGCCCTGATGGGCGACGACCACAATGCGGAATCATCCACCAACGCGCATGCCACGGAATTCGCATTCGTCGACGCGATGATCCCGGTTCTCAATCCTGCAGGCGTGCAGGAGCTGATCGACTACAGCCTGCTCGGCTTTGCCATGTCGCGTTTCTCCGGAACCTGGACCGCGATCAAATGCGTGAAGGACAATATCGAATCGACCGCTTCGGTCGATGCCTCGCTTGGTCGTCTCAATATCGTTCTGCCCGATTTCGACATGCCTCCCGGCGGTCTCAACATCCGAAACGAGCTTGACCAGCTTGGGCAGGAAGCACGCCTGCACGAGGCCAAGCGTGCCGCCATGGCGGCTTTCATCCGCGAGAACGGATTGAACCGCATCGTCTATTCCGGCGGTCGCAAGGCAAAGCTTGGTATTGTCACCGTCGGCAAGAGCTATCTCGATGTACGCCAGGCGCTCGAGGATATCGGCATCGACGAGGCGACGGCCAATCGCCTCGGTATCCGCCTGTTCAAGGTCGGCTGTCCTTGGCCGCTCGATCTCCAGCACGTCGTGGAATTCGCGCGGGGGCTGGAGACAGTGGTGGTGGTGGAGGAGAAGCGCTCGCTGATCGAAGTTCAGCTGCGCGAAAATCTCTACGGCACGGCCAACCAACCCGTCATCGTGGGCAAGAAGGATGAGCGCGGCGACTGGCTGTTTCCGGCCAAGGGCGCGCTCGACCCGAACGAGATCGCGATCGCGCTTGGCGAACGGATCATCAAGACCATCGGCCCGTCGGACGAAATCACCCAGCGCGTCTCGAAGCTCAAGCAATTCCAGGCGATGCTGGCCGACACCAAGGACATTGGCTCGCGCACGCCTTTTTTCTGCTCAGGCTGCCCGCACAATTCCTCCACCAAGGTGCCGGATGGTTCCATCGCCGCGGCGGGGATCGGTTGCCATTTCATGGCATTGTGGATGGACCGCTCCACGGTCGGTTTCACCGCGATGGGCGGGGAGGGCGCTCAATGGGTAGGACAGGCACCGTTCTCCAAGCGCGACCATATTTTCCAGAATCTGGGCGACGGCACCTATAACCATTCCGGCACGCTGGCGCTGCGCTTCGCGCTGTCTTCGGGCTCCAACATCACCTACAAGATCCTCTACAACGATGCCGTGGCCATGACCGGCGGTCAACCGCATGAGGGTGGCCTGACCGTCGACATGATCGCCCGCCAGGTGCGTGCCGAAGGTGTCGACCGCATCGCCGTCGTCACCGACGAGCCGGAAAAATATGCCGGCAGGGCGGAGTTTCCCGTTGGTGTCACCATCAATCATCGTGACGACCTCGACCGCGTCCAGCGCGAGCTGCGGGAAGTCAAAGGCGTGTCGGTGTTGCTCTACGATCAAACCTGCGCGGCCGAGAAACGCCGGCGTCGCAAACGCGGCACCTTTCCCGATCCCGACAAGCGGGTCTTCATCAATGAACTGGTCTGCGAGGGATGCGGCGATTGCGGCGTGCAGTCCAATTGTGTTTCGATCCAGCCCGTCGAGACCGAATTTGGCCGCAAGCGCAGGATCGATCAGTCATCCTGCAATAAGGATTTTTCCTGCGTCAATGGTTTTTGCCCCTCCTTCGTGACGGTGCATGGCGCCAAGATCAGAAAGGCCGTCGGCGTTGCCGGCAAAGCGGATCCGCTGGCGGGCTTGCCAGAGCCGGAGCAGTTTCCGCTCAATAAGGACGGATGGGCGGCGATTATCGATGGGGTTGGTGGCACCGGAGTGGTCACCGTCGGCGCGATACTCGGTATGGCCGCGCACCTGGAGGGCAAGGGGTGCGGCATGATCGACATGGCCGGTCTCGCGCAGAAGGGCGGTTCGGTATTCACCCATGTCCGTGTTGCGCGATCGCCCGACGAGATCCACGCCATTCGCGTCTCGGCCGGCAAGGCCGACCTCGTGCTCGGCTGCGACCTCGTCGTTTCCGGCGCCAAGAAGGTGCTGGGGGCAGTGCGCGAGGGGCATACCATCTTTGTCGCCAATACCGCGGAGATCATGCCCGGTGAATTCGCGCGGTCGGCGGATTTTTCATTGCCGACTGAGCGCTTGAAGAAAGCAATCCGCCAAGCCGCAGGTGACGGCCATGCACATTTCTTCGACGCCACCCGCGCAGCCACCGCGCTGTTCGGCAATTCGTTAGGCGCCAACATGTTCATGCTGGGTTTTGCGTTCCAGCATGGTGGCTTGCCGCTGTCGGCGGAAGCCGTTGAGAAGGCGATCGAACTGAACGGCGAAGCAGTGGCGATGAATATTGCCGCCTTCCGTTGGGGACGCCGCGCGGCGCACGAACCGGAATTCGTGCGCGGTCAGGTAGACCGCCAGGCCAAGGGTGGCCAGCCGACTGAAAAAGCCGAGACGCTCGACGAAGTCATCGCGCGGCGTGTCGCGTTCCTCACGGCCTATCAGAACGCGGCCTATGCCGAGCGGTACTCCAGGCGCATCGCCGCGCTGCGCACCGCCGAGGAGAAAGCAATCCCGGGCTCAAAGACCGTCACCGAGATGGCGGCGCGGAACCTGTTCAAGCTGATGGCGATCAAGGACGAATACGAGGTTGCGCGCCTTTATACGGACGGTTCCTTCACACGGGCGCTCGCGCAGCAGTTCGAGAGCTACGGCAAGCTCGAATTCCATCTCGCGCCGCCGATCCTCGGCAGCCGCGATGCCGACGGCAAGGCGCGCAAGTCGAGTTTTGGCCCGTGGATGATGAAAGGCTTTGGTGTGCTTGCAGCACTCAAGGGGCTGCGTGGCACGATTTTTGACATCTTTGGCTATGCGACCGAGCGCCGACAGGAGCGGCAACTGCTTGCCGAATATGAACGCGATCTCGATCTGATTGCCCGCTCGCTGACCCCGGCTCGCATCGAAGCCGCCGCGGCCCTTGCCTCAGTGCCGGCGATGGTGCGCGGTTATGGCCACGTCAAGCATGCGGCGATGGAGAAAGCTGCGGGCGAGCGATTGCGGCTTCTGGAGCGATTGGAGGGCGCTCAGACAGGCGCACAATTGCAAGCCGCCGAGTGA
- a CDS encoding putative bifunctional diguanylate cyclase/phosphodiesterase has protein sequence MTITRTKELPDDVYVPFVETLFRDGFTLAIGISAQSVLISLVWAKTGNIAYFAVVLCLLAVGFVRVVNMRNYSALPVAKTREEARQRENRYITYGALHGATLGLFSLVAIYTAEDSFSETAAVCISLATATGIAGRNYGSPRMVIILIITLTCPMSLGFLLRGDFYHIALGLLSAPFLLAIHRYADTVRDVLFTAISAEKRANRIAGRFNRALNTMSHGLVMLDPDGKVIVANAEAAHLMSLNSADQLLGRSIHSLLMRGVAGGLLAAKDCRYVEAQLTRALREGRDRKVLVSLTNGQHYEFSAREGSQELGVITFEDVTQRVSAEERIRFMARYDSLTGLMNRAYFHELVSEAMSGGDRSRLCGLVVIDLDDFKSINDTLGHPVGDGLIYAAAERLSAFAAPGVTISRFGGDEFMLFFDRVEDESYLSGLMEHIFSGLQGEVDVAGHALRIQASAGAVLSRVDSTTVDEMIVKADLALYKAKELGKNGWRLFEASMDAAFRNRQLMKADLRSAVEASALRIVYQPIVAMETMRIVSCEALCRWDHPDLGPISPAIFIPLAEEMGIISQISELVLKAACAECAKWPEQISVSVNLSAKDFRDNDVLDKVRRALAAANLTSSRLEIEVTETALLDDKAQTRELIEEIKKLGVRIALDDFGTGYSSLSYLHKLPLDKVKIDRSFLMDVAQSPRSLELLKGIVNVSRSLGLSVTIEGVETFEQLKILSQQVEPDLVQGFLFGSALSASGIETMSSTIWPFVDEMQTAPRAVKR, from the coding sequence GTGACAATCACGCGAACGAAAGAACTGCCAGACGACGTCTACGTCCCCTTCGTGGAAACCCTTTTTCGCGACGGGTTCACGTTGGCCATCGGCATTTCCGCGCAATCCGTGCTGATTTCGCTGGTTTGGGCGAAAACCGGCAACATAGCTTATTTCGCGGTGGTGCTTTGTCTTTTGGCTGTCGGCTTCGTGCGCGTGGTCAACATGCGCAACTATTCGGCCTTGCCCGTAGCTAAAACGCGTGAAGAAGCACGGCAGCGAGAAAACAGGTACATCACCTACGGTGCCTTGCATGGAGCCACGCTCGGTCTCTTCAGTCTCGTAGCTATCTATACCGCTGAAGATAGTTTCTCCGAGACTGCGGCAGTCTGCATTTCACTGGCGACAGCGACCGGTATCGCAGGGCGCAACTACGGTTCGCCCCGGATGGTCATTATCCTGATCATCACGCTGACCTGCCCAATGTCCCTTGGCTTTCTTTTGCGGGGCGATTTCTACCACATCGCTTTGGGTCTGCTCTCTGCGCCGTTCTTGTTGGCGATTCATCGGTATGCGGACACTGTCCGTGACGTTCTCTTTACCGCGATCTCCGCTGAAAAACGGGCTAATCGGATTGCCGGCCGCTTCAACCGCGCTCTAAACACGATGTCGCACGGCCTGGTCATGCTCGATCCTGACGGCAAGGTGATTGTCGCCAACGCCGAAGCCGCGCACCTGATGTCACTCAACTCGGCAGATCAGCTGCTCGGCAGGTCGATCCATTCGCTGCTGATGCGCGGCGTTGCCGGTGGTCTGCTGGCAGCCAAGGACTGCCGTTATGTCGAGGCGCAATTGACACGCGCCCTGCGCGAAGGTCGGGACCGCAAGGTGCTGGTGTCGTTGACCAATGGCCAGCACTACGAATTTTCGGCACGCGAAGGCTCCCAGGAACTTGGTGTCATCACCTTCGAGGATGTCACTCAACGTGTGTCGGCCGAGGAACGTATCCGTTTCATGGCACGCTACGACAGCCTCACCGGATTGATGAACCGCGCCTATTTTCACGAACTGGTCAGCGAGGCGATGTCGGGTGGCGACCGCAGCCGACTGTGTGGGCTGGTTGTCATCGATCTCGATGATTTCAAGAGCATCAACGACACGCTCGGTCACCCGGTTGGCGACGGGCTGATCTATGCGGCAGCGGAACGCTTGTCCGCCTTTGCGGCTCCCGGTGTCACGATCAGCCGCTTCGGTGGCGACGAGTTCATGTTGTTCTTCGACCGGGTCGAGGATGAAAGCTATCTGTCCGGTTTGATGGAGCACATCTTCTCGGGTCTTCAAGGTGAAGTGGATGTGGCTGGCCACGCGCTACGGATTCAGGCCAGCGCCGGCGCGGTGCTATCCAGGGTCGACAGCACGACTGTCGACGAGATGATCGTCAAGGCGGATCTCGCGCTCTACAAGGCCAAGGAACTCGGCAAGAATGGCTGGCGGCTCTTTGAAGCCTCCATGGATGCTGCCTTCCGCAATCGGCAATTGATGAAGGCCGATTTGCGTTCCGCGGTCGAGGCCAGCGCGCTGCGTATTGTCTACCAGCCCATCGTTGCCATGGAGACGATGCGCATCGTCAGCTGCGAGGCGCTCTGCCGATGGGATCATCCCGACCTCGGCCCGATCTCTCCGGCAATCTTCATTCCGCTCGCCGAGGAGATGGGGATCATCTCGCAGATCAGCGAATTGGTGCTGAAGGCGGCTTGCGCCGAATGCGCCAAATGGCCAGAGCAGATTTCGGTTTCGGTCAATCTTTCGGCGAAGGATTTTCGCGACAACGATGTCCTCGATAAGGTACGCAGAGCCCTTGCCGCCGCAAACCTGACGTCAAGTCGGCTGGAGATCGAGGTAACCGAAACGGCCCTTCTCGACGACAAGGCGCAAACGCGCGAGCTGATCGAAGAAATCAAGAAGCTGGGCGTGCGCATCGCCTTGGACGATTTTGGCACCGGTTACTCCAGCCTGAGCTATCTGCACAAACTGCCGCTGGACAAGGTCAAGATCGATCGCTCCTTCCTTATGGATGTGGCCCAAAGTCCGCGTTCGCTGGAATTGCTCAAGGGCATCGTCAACGTTTCGCGCTCACTTGGGCTTAGCGTTACGATCGAAGGGGTTGAGACCTTCGAGCAACTGAAAATCCTGTCTCAGCAGGTCGAACCTGACCTTGTACAAGGTTTTCTTTTTGGCTCTGCGCTCAGCGCTTCGGGGATCGAGACTATGTCGAGCACGATCTGGCCCTTTGTTGACGAGATGCAAACGGCCCCACGCGCTGTCAAACGCTAA
- a CDS encoding N-acyl amino acid synthase FeeM domain-containing protein produces the protein MGTLSEPGKDAGLARTVVPEGPSLSDKVFALLNKSEYRRCDKGEDLEDIYRLRYKAYRSNDMIPDNIAHIISDDLDETTNVYRFGVYVEQRLVSTMRIHHVTQQTPISPSTKAFGDIVFPMLEAGDTFVCMSRFASDPDWTRVYPQLAYVTLRLAGMACFYFEAPYGLSTVREDHAGFYKRVYYSEQISEPRSYPGVFNRVVLFRTNAYANRDRYYARFPFFRSTAAERRMLFEKQRPGELAPLTILPTAKYFRDAA, from the coding sequence ATGGGTACGCTGAGTGAACCGGGCAAGGATGCCGGGCTGGCACGAACTGTTGTGCCTGAAGGACCTAGTCTGAGCGACAAGGTCTTCGCGCTTCTCAACAAATCCGAGTACCGCCGTTGCGACAAGGGCGAAGACCTCGAAGACATCTATCGTCTGCGCTACAAGGCTTATCGCTCCAACGATATGATCCCCGACAACATCGCTCATATCATCAGTGATGATTTGGACGAGACCACGAATGTTTATCGCTTCGGAGTCTATGTCGAACAGCGCCTCGTAAGCACGATGCGCATCCATCACGTTACGCAGCAGACCCCGATATCTCCGTCGACAAAGGCCTTTGGCGATATTGTTTTCCCTATGCTTGAAGCCGGGGACACCTTCGTTTGCATGAGCAGATTTGCGTCGGACCCGGATTGGACGCGTGTTTATCCGCAGCTTGCTTACGTGACGCTGCGACTGGCGGGCATGGCCTGTTTCTACTTCGAGGCACCTTACGGTCTTTCGACCGTGCGCGAGGATCACGCGGGCTTCTATAAGCGCGTCTATTATTCGGAACAGATCAGCGAGCCGCGTTCCTACCCAGGTGTGTTCAACCGAGTTGTTCTGTTCCGCACGAATGCATATGCGAATCGCGACCGCTATTATGCGCGATTTCCGTTCTTTCGTTCGACCGCCGCTGAACGGCGCATGCTGTTCGAGAAGCAACGGCCCGGCGAACTGGCACCATTGACCATCTTGCCGACCGCAAAATATTTTCGCGACGCGGCCTGA
- a CDS encoding DUF3096 domain-containing protein — translation MTMSTITLTPLISLIAGVLILIMPRLLNYIVAFYLIVAGLLGLFPHLAG, via the coding sequence ATGACCATGTCCACCATCACCTTGACGCCGCTGATTTCGCTGATCGCCGGTGTGCTGATCCTGATCATGCCCAGGCTGTTGAACTATATCGTGGCGTTCTATCTGATCGTCGCCGGTCTGCTCGGTCTGTTCCCGCATCTGGCCGGCTGA
- a CDS encoding aa3-type cytochrome c oxidase subunit IV gives MADHSPTGPVELGAQMDYAEHERTYAGFIALAKYGSLFCVALLIAMAFGFFAGGFFSGSVLFVIVLAIGGFILR, from the coding sequence ATGGCCGATCACTCGCCGACTGGTCCTGTCGAACTGGGCGCCCAGATGGACTATGCCGAACATGAGCGCACCTATGCGGGATTTATCGCGCTCGCCAAATATGGCTCGCTTTTCTGCGTCGCGCTGCTGATCGCCATGGCCTTCGGTTTTTTTGCCGGCGGGTTCTTCTCAGGCTCGGTGCTGTTCGTGATCGTCCTGGCGATCGGCGGCTTTATTCTCCGATAA
- a CDS encoding Re/Si-specific NAD(P)(+) transhydrogenase subunit alpha, which yields MGQVVFIPREIDANEGRVAASPDTVKRITGLGFDVVVEAGAGNASRIPDADFAKAGATIGKATDVAKADVVLKVRRPIEAELKAYKKGATVIAIMDPYGNDAGVAALAKAGVTSFAMEFMPRITRAQVMDVLSSQANLAGYQAVIDGAGEYDRALPMMMTAAGTVPAAKVFIMGVGVAGLQAIATARRLGAVVTATDVRPAVKEQVQSLGAKFIAVEDEEFKQAETAGGYAKEMSKEYQAKQAALTAEHIAKQDIVITTALIPGRPAPKLVSAEMVASMRPGSVLIDLAVERGGNVAGAEAGKIVTTGNGVKIVGHLNVAGRVAASASLLYAKNLFAFLETLVDKSSKQIAINREDELVKATLLTDDGKVVHPNFAKVDQKPQVEPAAIPASTMVADASPKPAAKKKSAAAKSKGTA from the coding sequence GTGGGACAAGTCGTATTCATACCTCGCGAGATTGATGCGAACGAGGGGCGCGTTGCTGCGTCTCCCGATACGGTAAAACGCATAACCGGCCTGGGTTTTGATGTTGTCGTCGAAGCGGGAGCCGGAAACGCCTCGCGCATCCCAGACGCTGATTTCGCCAAGGCAGGTGCCACCATCGGCAAGGCCACCGACGTCGCCAAGGCTGACGTGGTTCTGAAGGTTCGTCGTCCAATCGAGGCCGAACTCAAGGCCTACAAAAAGGGCGCCACCGTCATCGCCATCATGGACCCCTACGGCAACGATGCCGGGGTCGCCGCCCTCGCTAAGGCTGGCGTGACATCCTTTGCCATGGAATTCATGCCGCGCATCACCCGTGCCCAGGTGATGGACGTGTTGTCGTCGCAGGCGAACCTTGCCGGCTACCAGGCGGTGATCGACGGTGCCGGCGAATATGACCGGGCACTGCCGATGATGATGACAGCCGCCGGAACAGTGCCGGCGGCAAAGGTGTTCATCATGGGGGTTGGCGTTGCCGGCCTCCAGGCCATCGCCACCGCGCGCCGCCTTGGTGCCGTCGTCACCGCCACCGATGTGCGGCCGGCAGTGAAGGAGCAGGTCCAGTCGCTTGGCGCGAAGTTCATCGCTGTCGAGGACGAAGAGTTCAAACAGGCCGAGACCGCTGGCGGCTACGCCAAGGAAATGTCGAAGGAATATCAGGCCAAGCAAGCGGCGCTGACAGCCGAGCATATCGCCAAGCAGGACATCGTCATCACCACGGCGCTGATCCCGGGCCGTCCGGCGCCGAAGCTGGTTTCGGCTGAAATGGTGGCGTCGATGCGACCTGGCTCGGTTCTGATCGATCTTGCGGTGGAGCGCGGCGGCAATGTCGCCGGTGCCGAGGCCGGCAAGATCGTCACCACCGGCAATGGGGTCAAGATCGTCGGCCATCTCAACGTGGCCGGTCGCGTCGCGGCGTCCGCTTCGTTGCTTTATGCCAAGAACCTGTTCGCCTTCCTCGAGACGCTGGTCGACAAGTCCTCGAAGCAGATCGCCATCAATCGCGAAGACGAACTGGTTAAGGCAACGCTGCTGACCGACGACGGCAAGGTTGTGCATCCGAACTTCGCCAAGGTTGACCAGAAGCCTCAAGTCGAACCAGCTGCCATCCCTGCCTCGACCATGGTCGCTGATGCATCGCCCAAACCTGCCGCGAAAAAGAAATCCGCCGCGGCTAAGTCGAAGGGGACCGCCTGA
- a CDS encoding NAD(P) transhydrogenase subunit alpha, whose protein sequence is MEALQKALDQLDQASAAVRLALKEAANAPGTADAVGGAAHALSGGAIDPFVFRFAIFVLAIFVGYYVVWSVTPALHTPLMAVTNAISSVIVVGALLAVGVSAAGAATGFGFIALVLVSVNIFGGFLVTQRMLAMYKKKDK, encoded by the coding sequence ATGGAAGCCTTGCAGAAAGCCCTCGATCAGCTTGACCAGGCTAGTGCCGCCGTTCGCCTGGCCCTCAAGGAGGCAGCCAACGCACCGGGTACCGCCGACGCGGTCGGCGGCGCCGCACATGCGCTGTCGGGCGGCGCGATCGATCCGTTCGTGTTCCGCTTTGCCATCTTCGTACTCGCCATCTTCGTTGGCTATTACGTTGTCTGGTCGGTGACGCCGGCGCTGCACACGCCGTTGATGGCGGTCACCAACGCGATTTCCTCGGTTATCGTGGTTGGCGCGCTTCTGGCCGTCGGTGTCTCCGCCGCGGGTGCCGCCACCGGCTTCGGCTTCATCGCCCTGGTGCTGGTCTCGGTCAACATCTTCGGCGGGTTCCTTGTCACCCAGCGCATGCTGGCGATGTACAAGAAGAAGGACAAGTGA